A window of Belonocnema kinseyi isolate 2016_QV_RU_SX_M_011 chromosome 9, B_treatae_v1, whole genome shotgun sequence contains these coding sequences:
- the LOC117180544 gene encoding F-box only protein 42-like, translating into MQCKIDDLPDEILEYILSLIPPYKDLQECMFVSKRWYRATKNVIEHSEAHFQKSVAYGSLFWHSCSSVHLDPTIGKRHSHSACTYENSMYVFGGCTATCTTFNDLWRLDLDTRKWARPITMGSYPSPKACATMLHHKKSFILFGGWSHPSPYPVHQQWKLFNELHIYSIESNRWSAINALESPPPTSAHSATIHGNLMVVFGGVCNGYSSNDVWCLNLDTYCWHKQTTSNLKPQPRYGQSQIELSDKHLLVLGGCIGPNVAMNDAWLLTMEGPTWTWKKINMRHTECAPTRIWCHQACKIGNYIIVLSKSKRPSQPNDMSISLTKVACQRPQPPNPVPLFERQKNPPQEIDRDENVNGRHGTFSRLVPSRNGPLSISTNPALPKRMSFYNDSNLSMAAFRDEPVRTSSSANRQRQLESLRRMEERIQNRKMQSKVTKKTENTLAIFVLDITKVLCDECSASWVPLKQNGQSGPDERILYSLVLGRGELIVFGGIRKEQTTIQGQPDIDDSEVYNDLHFINPPRYVI; encoded by the exons ATGCAATGCAAAATTGACGATCTTCCTgatgaaattttagaatatatcTTAAGCCTAATACCGCCTTACAAAGATCTTCAGGAATGTATGTTCGTGTCGAAGAGATGGTATCGCGCAACGAAAA ATGTTATCGAACACAGTGAGGCCCATTTCCAAAAATCTGTGGCCTATGGTTCGCTGTTTTGGCATTCTTGTTCGTCAGTTCACTTGGATCCTACGATAGGCAAAAGACATTCACATTCGGCATGCACTTacgaaaattctatgtacgttttCGGCGGATGCACTGCCACTTGTACAACTTTCAACGATTTGTGGAGGCTGGATTTAGATACGAGGAAGTGGGCTAGGCCCATCACGATGGGAAGTTATCCATCCCCGAAAGCTTGTGCCACAATGTTGCATCACAAAAAGAGTTTTATTCTTTTTGGAGGCTGGTCACATCCTTCGCCTTATCCTGTCCACCAG cAATGGAAACTGTTTAATGAACTGCATATTTATTCGATCGAATCAAATCGCTGGAGTGCCATCAATGCTTTAGAAAGTCCTCCTCCAACTTCTGCACATTCTGCGACGATACACGGGAATCTAATGGTTGTCTTTGGTGGTGTATGTAATGGTTATAG TTCAAATGATGTTTGGTGCTTAAATCTGGATACGTATTGCTGGCACAAGCAAACGACTTCCAATCTAAAGCCGCAACCACGTTATGGACAATCTCAAATCGAGCTTAGCGATAAGCATCTTCTTGTTCTGG gaGGTTGCATTGGACCGAATGTGGCAATGAATGACGCGTGGTTATTAACGATGGAAGGTCCAACCTGGACCTGGAAAAAGATAAATATGCGACACACCGAGTGTGCGCCAACACGTATTTGGTGTCACCAGGCTTGCAAAATCGGAAATTATATAATCGTGTTGAGCAAAAGTAAGCGACCGTCTCAACCTAACGACATGAGCATATCGTTAACGAAAGTCGCGTGTCAACGGCCCCAGCCTCCCAATCCGGTGCCATTGTTTGAAAG acaaaaaaatCCACCGCAGGAAATCGATAGAGACGAAAACGTGAATGGACGACATGGAACCTTTTCGCGATTGGTACCATCGCGGAACGGTCCGTTGTCAATATCGACCAATCCCGCTCTTCCAAAAAGGATGTCATTTTACAATGACAGCAATTTGAGCATGGCAGCTTTTCGGGACGAACCGGTTCGTACGAGTTCGAGTGCAAATCGACAACGTCAGCTTGAATCCCTGCGACGGATGGAGGAACGAATTCAGAATCGCAAAATGCAGTCGAAAGTTACCAAGAAAACCGAGAACACTTTGGCGATATTCGTGCTCGACATAACCAAAGTATTGTGCGACGAGTGTTCCGCTTCCTGGGTGCCCCTGAAGCAGAACGGACAGTCTGGCCCGGACGAGCGAATACTTTATTCGCTTGTCCTTGGACGCGGAGAACTGATAGTTTTCGGAGGAATACGAAAAGAGCAGACGACGATACAAGGACAGCCGGATATCGACGATTCGGAGGTCTACAACGATCTTCATTTCATAAATCCACCGCGCTatgtgatataa